The window AACCTTATGAGTTCTAAACTCAATGAACAATATTATACAGACGAGTGATATATAATTGCATGTGTGTATCTGTCATGACGTCGTTTTTCCTACGTTAGGTGAAGCCATGGATGCTTCAAACATAAGACTCCTTTGGCAAAAACTAGGTTTCTTGTCTCTTTTTCTTACCTGTTACATAAAGcattattttctgtttttgcaTGAATTTTATTAGATTGGGAAATTCGATgaattaaattcattaaaatgtATACTCTGAATTTGTGTCTGATTCATATACGTACGTAGTTGTAATCTACGAGTCGTCAAAGATTTTATAATGACTTGAATTGGATCATTAGTTTATTCAGTTAGCTCCACTATGATATTATATTCGGGAAGCTAAGGAGTGCTGATACGCCCATTATACAGCATCAATTACAcctacaatttttaaaattaaatgctcgaaagtattttaaattattttttggaagATTCATGATCGTAATAAATTATTcggtttataaataaataaattgtttcCCTCGTTCTAATTCTTTATGTATGTTGGTATTTTTTGGCATACCAACTAGCTTCTTTCATAGCTTAAGCTTGTAATTGCTTTTCAAAACATTATAAATCCACCACTCCTATTATTACTAGATAAATATACAcattccatttttttttcttttacattttTTGGGTAAATTATATGttgtaattaataataatatattattatcaatatatattttgatggtTCCAGCTTCTAGAGAAATTCGAATTCAATTGGGATAGTTGCAAGAGCCCTTTCAGACAAACATATGTAAGTGACAACTACAAGACAACACAAAAATTGTTTAAAAGCTAAGATATTATACTATTTAAACAACCTTTTGTTATTAACTAACTTCTCATACGAAGTTAACGAATAGGGGAACAGtctttattatcatcatgaGATTGTAACTTTCGACTTTATATTCttaaatgtttattattattattattattatttaattttttttttccagttttACCATTAAGTTTTGACTAagtgatttaaatattattattatttagattAGTAGGGAACTTGTGGTTGGTGGACATGTGTTGGTTTTTTCACTGTGGTTGCAACAAATGATAACTTTTATTCTTGAATTTGTTTGGACAATTCCTAAGAAAAAGAACCTTAAAAATCCTACTTTCATTTTTTGACTCACTGGTTTGCAATTGTGATCCTTTCGCCATGGGAGTACTCCCACGGCAATGGACATAGCGCCGTGTGGgaaaaaaagttattttgacTAAGATTAAAATTTGACTACATATAAGATTAAAATCACAAATACAAACACAAATAACCAATTTACAATTTTTTCATTATTGTGTTTTAAAAATGTCATGTCTTTAATTGCAAATATAAAATGCCTCATACAATATTATAATTCTTTTATTCATTTATTGAAGAATGCTTGACGGATATTGAAGAATTTCAGTGTTCCTAGTCAAAAAAACTTGAGTGTATATCTCGTGGGAATTAATAAAGTAGTTCGTTTGCTAAAAAAAGGAACTAGTTCGTTTCAAATTCCAATTAATCAATTTATTCCATCAAAATTACTACGACGAAATGGAATTATACATCTGTAAAAAAAGAAGACAAAATAAGTAAAAACAAAATCGTAAGAGTCTGTCGCGATAATGCTTTAAGGGCATTAGATTTTGGTGAAAACTGAGTTGCATACTTATATAAACATTTGATATATGAAAATAACTTTGCAGCAATAGCACATAAGATTTTGTAAAATTTCGATAGAGATTcaatgatttttgagaaatttcGAGATATCCttgaaaatcaagaaattttaaaaattctggTGGAAATTTTGCAAAACAGAAACTGTAAGAAAAGATTGTTTCGATAAGCCCGAAGCCAAAATCAATTGAAGTAAATGTTGCCTAGGATAAGATTGAGTTCAAGTATAACATCATTCGATCTCGACAATGAGCTGGGCTGGAGTTCTCCCGGTAAAGATTGCCTAGGATAAGATTGAAGTAAATGTTCTGTGTGGGGCCAAAAGAATGGATATCTGGGTAAAAGTATTGGAACCAGATAATGCAAATATATAACGAGAGGCCCAAAACAGTCGCGTGCTGTGCATATTCCAGTAAGAGTTTTCTCCATTTCCATCTCAAAAGTtcccaaacaaattaaaaaagaaacatgatttcTCTTAAAGCAATTCAAGCCTCCTTCAACCCCAACCATGGCCTTTTTCATGACAGAGAATTCTTCAAGAAAAGGAAGATTATGCTCTCCTTTTGTAAGTCTAATAACAATTCAGATAATGATACAGAACAAGATTCTACACCGCCTGAAGGAGATAAAAGCAAGCAGGAACTTCTAGCCAGAATTGCCATGCTACAAACTCAAAAAGTTCGTCTCACCGATTACTTAGACGAAAGATCCGCATATCTAAAGCAGTTTGCTGAGGAAGCCAATGCTGAAATTGATCAAATTGGAGAGAATGCCCTCAGAGAATTGGATGAAGCCGGTGCACGGGTGTGTTTGTTTTTAATAACTCCTGTCAAACTAATACGAAATGTGGTTACTTGAGTAATCGGGTTTTGTTCATTTTCTTGAACAGATAATGGGGAATATAGAGAGCAGGATGCAAGCCTTCGAGGAATCTATGGAGTTGAACAAGATAGAGATCGAAGAGAATGAGAAAAAGGTCACGGATTTTGAAGGGAAAATCGTGGAAGACAGGAATGAAGGGATGTTCTTTAAGAGCTTTAGTGGGAAAACACAGGTTGACAAAGCAAAAGCAAAGGAAGAGGATGAGAAAATCAGGGAGGTGACTAAGAAAGATGCTGGGTCAGTAATCAGAAGAAATATTTACCTTGCACTCATTGCTTTGGTAGTTATGGGAATTGCTCAGGCCTCGATTTCTTCGACGTCTGAATGGGAGAAAGTGGTTTTTCTGGCGGTGATTCTGGTTGGTTTGCTGTCGCAACTGGTATATGAGCAGAGTGTTTTATCAGAACAAGAAAGATCAAAAGAAGAGAAGAAATGAAGTGGGCATTTCCATTCTCTAATTTAACCATGGAGTATATAAATATAACATGAGTTATAACCCCATGAATGCTATTACATTCGGGTTAAAGTTCAGAGTACAGTATATGCTTTGTGGTAATTTTTGTGTCCATAGGTGCATATTAACTCGTCAAATGTTCCACATTTTTGTTCTTGGTgaggaaaaataaagaaaaaaaccaGGGGTGGGGATGGGGAGGAGCACAAACATCAGAGACAGACTAGAGGAAGATCTCAGAACATGAACTTCTCATCTCCATTAAATGTAGCATGAGTTATAACCccaaataaaatactaataccTGAGGCTAATACATCAGGCTATCCTTGTTTTTGCATCATTCTTGTCTTTAGTGATACAACCTTAACCACTAAAGCCTTGTAGTATCTGATGCCGTGCAATTAATTTGACACTTTTAAAACTTAACATAAAGGCATATCAAAGATTGTGTTCAAGTTCACTCTGGAAAATAAGGTGGGGCAAAAATATAGAACTTTAGTATACAACTCCCAATTTGTAGGAACAGGGTAAACGTGGTCTAAACGAACTAAAAGTTCCAAACATATTTAAACAAACGCAAGTATTCTTGGAAACATAATAGACATGACAGTTACAGTAAAACAAGCTCAGACCCAAGGAGTACTTGAAATAAACTCACGATTCTCATCAGGATTTTGAGCATTCAATTCTTCCCTATTCTATTCCCTTTGAATCAAATGCAACACCAACAGCCTTTAGTAATCACTAATTACCAATCCTGAAAAATGAGGTTATCTCCAATTACATGCCAAATGAAACACAGTTCACTGGAGGGAATCATTCTAGTTTCTAAATTTTATTGTCATATCATCTATTAAGTCATTTAACTGAAACATCTACATGTGTTTTTTGGTACAAACTACAAAAGCTCCTAAGTTATAAATCGTTGGATTCTATAGCTCATGACCATTTCACCAAACAGTCAATAAATTGACGAAATACATTCAACCAGCCTCCATACAAACACAGCAATTTTCAGGCCAATCCAttcaaactaaaaatatttacgTCAACATAACACGTGGCACAAAATGTATTCAACAATTCAATAAAAACACGACATTAActgataagaaaaaaataattggatccaacaaaatttaataggctacattttctacaattagTTTTGACCCCTTGAAAAACCAAAAGCGACAGGACAGTGAACTTACAATCACAGTTACAGTTTGATTTGAGTTATTGAGCGAGAACAAACTGCCAATGATTAGCTGAGAAAGATTTCACAAAACCtgcaaagagaaaaaaaatggaAGTATCTAAttacataataattttataaatagaaaaatataattttagtttGGAATACCATTAAGATCAGAACACCATACTTCCTGCACAGTTTGGAGCCATAGGATCAAGTTGGATTCTCACCGAGAATTACAGCTCTGACAAGTATGTTCCATGTAATTATGTTTGGAAAAACGCTTTTCGTCAAAGCATCTTGTAAGAACAAAACAGCACCTGATATTCTACCGCAAGAACAAAGACCTTTGAGAACAATGTTGTAGGAAACAACATCCGGCCGCAGCCCACCTCTTAAAATTCGAGCCCAGATTACTGAAGCAGTTCTTAGGTCACCAACTTTATAAAATCCTTCCATAAGGGTATTGTTGGTCACTATATTAGGTGCACAGTTCCAATGACTCATATCCAAATACAGAGACAAAGCATGTTGAGTTTTGGCAACAGAACAGAGCCCATGGATCAAAATATTATGCATTCGTACATCTGGCTTGAAACCTTTGCTGACAACTTGATTCCATAAATTGAAAGCCATTTCGACTTTCTGGTCAAGACAGAGACCTTTTATCAACAAGCTATAAGTGATCACATCTGGCTTCCACCCTTTCCCTAGCATTTCCTTCACAAGATCATAGGCTTCACCAAATCTTCTAGCCTTACAAAACCCGTCAATAAGCGTATTGTAAGTAACAATTGTAGGCGGGCAATTACTGCTTCCCATTTCACTAAATATCCTCATTGCATCCTCAAGTTTAGAAGCATCCATAAAACCATTGATCAAAGCATTATAAACATGAGCATTTGGCTTGCTACCACTTTTGGTTATATGATTTAGCAATGAAACTGCTTCATCCAACTTTCTTTCTCTGCACATCCCACAGATCATCGCAGAGTATGCAAAAGAATCTAGAACACTGCCTTTCCCTTCAGCCTCCTCCAAAACATGTAAAGCCTTCTTATTGTATCCATTCTCACATAATCCATGAACTAGTATTCCATAAGTTGTGGAATCTGCAACACAGCTACTCTCTTTTAAAAGCTCCCAGATAGAAATAGCTTCCTTCACTTCACCAACGTTGAACAGGCCTCTcatcattatattaaaactagCAACATTTCGATTACCATCTCGCCCCATCAACTCCCACAACTTAAAACAATCCTCAAATCGGTCAACCTTTTGATAACCATTAAGCAATGCATTATATACAACAGAATCAGGAGGTACTTCGCTCTCAGCCATCTCCTTATAAACTCTCTCAGCCCCATCAATATTCCCCAACTCACATAACCCATGAATCAACGAACTATAAGTAAAAAGatccatttttctctcattcTTTCTCATCCTATCGCACAAATCGAGAGCCTCAACAAACCTCTCACAGTTACACAACCCACTGATCATGACATTGTATGTAACAACATTGGGATAAACATGAGATCCCTTATTTAACTTGTTCCAAATGCCATAGGCCACCTTTAAATCTCCCTTCTTGAAAAACCCGTCAATCAAAATGTTATAACACATAACATCGGGCATCACGCCTCTACAAGACATTTCCTCAAACACCTTCACAGCCTCGTTCAAATCCCCAGCTTTCACCAACCCATTGATCAAAGTGCCATAACTGTGACGATCAGGACTCAGATTCCTATCCCACATGCAATCTATCAACTCTCTCGCCTTATTAAACTCCCCCTTTTGACACGCGATTTTGATCAAAACATTGAAAGTCTCTAAATTCGGCGACACCCCCATAGTCCTAAAATTCCTAAAGAAAACCTCCGCCTTACTCAATTGATTCGAAACCACGAAGGCATTCAGCAGAGAGTTGTAGGACCTCACTCCGGGCTCACAACCGAAGACCTCCCCCATTTTCTGGAAAGTTTCCATAGCTTTCTCAGCCATTAGATTCTTTGAGTAAAACTTCAAAACAGCCAACGCCGCGTCCTCGGAGCACTGGCATTGGTGGATGCGGATGAGATCAACTATGCGGGTGACATTTGGAACGAAATTAAGGTCCGGGGAGATTGAGAGGCGGTGGAGAATGTGGTGAAAGGCAGATGCAGAGTGCGTATAACTGGGGTGGCGAGTGGCTGATTCGAACAAGTTGACCGCGGACTTGAGATTCTTCTCTGCTTTGAGCAGCACAAGTAAGCGTTTGCTGCTCAGGTTTTTGGGCACCTGCGCCATGGGAGAAGGGACCAAAGCTACGAAGCCTCATTTCATTGCATATAATTTAACGTCATTGTGACCCAGCTTCTCTCAATTTATAGGACCAGGGGCACGGGCAGTGCTACAAGTTTAATTGCATTTTCCCCCAATAATATCTCTGTATTGCTAAATAAAACCTTCTTGGACCCTTGTTAACATTATAGAGATATCTAGCACacacttttatatatatagacagatatttaaatattttaaaaaaataataaataattttaaaaataattgctTATCGTATCTCCTTACTAaaaagattgaaaattttattttaggaaaataaaatgggcaaaaacttgtatgagacggtctcacgtgtcgtatttgtgagacgaatctcttatttgagtcatacatgaaaaagtattattttttatgctaagagtattaatttatattgtgaatatgagtagggttgacctgtctcacagattaagatccgtgagacggtcttacatgAAACCCACTCAATAAAATGATACATTGATGGTTACACCTCATGTAATGTAATATATAGTTGCTGAAATATAATATTAGAAATTTgtttgtgttttaattttttatttgtcaaatttaattttagtttgttatttttttaatttcagtaTTATTTCAATATGATTTATACAGTTTCACGTCATCACCATCtcgaaaaaattatacaaatttttaaaaaattgaaagatatcaTTTTAagactaaaatttgataatataatagATGAAAatctaaaatacaaaaatatacatagtcaaaattatagattttcacatattagaatatttaatttattgatgtGCCAATTCCACGGCCATAATTATTaactttcaaaaaataataatttatatatttaaatatagctATTGTACAGATCGACCCTATTATTAAAtgttcatttaataatatagttaatattcacaaattaaattttggatctaccatttttgtaaaattatttagtaaatttaataatttcaattATACAATTATTTAAGTCACAGATATATACTAAAAAAACAATATGAAACCATTAAAATTTTCTCCCTCTTTTCCGATAGAGCTTCGATTTGACTNaaatttatcaaaatttcaatatatatggaatacaaaatctcgcaatataacagtaaaatatcgcgatataataattataaatatcgtTGTAACAATATATTGATGGTATctttaacattattattatttttccataATTCCACCCAAGAGGCTAACTTCCTGCGGTATGGAACAACGTTGGCAAGTCGAAGCCATGAATCATGACCAAAATGCGAAATGACGAAACCACCCTCGAGGACTCCAATGTTACTTCGAAGCCCACCAACTCCAACAACATTAGCGAAGTAGAGAAGATGGTTGTTTGGTTTCTTGCCTGATTTTTCGTAATAATATATAAGATTTCCCACATATTCTCACCAGCAATTAGGCATCAAAATAATGTCTCGttaaagtaaatatttttctccaAGAATTCCCATTCACAAGGCAAAGTTTCTCTCTTTATCCGATCATGGCTTGCCTGAACCGCGTTAAACTACCACACTGTGCATGCAATCCCGTCTCCAGTT of the Primulina huaijiensis isolate GDHJ02 chromosome 1, ASM1229523v2, whole genome shotgun sequence genome contains:
- the LOC140986917 gene encoding uncharacterized protein; this translates as MISLKAIQASFNPNHGLFHDREFFKKRKIMLSFCKSNNNSDNDTEQDSTPPEGDKSKQELLARIAMLQTQKVRLTDYLDERSAYLKQFAEEANAEIDQIGENALRELDEAGARIMGNIESRMQAFEESMELNKIEIEENEKKVTDFEGKIVEDRNEGMFFKSFSGKTQVDKAKAKEEDEKIREVTKKDAGSVIRRNIYLALIALVVMGIAQASISSTSEWEKVVFLAVILVGLLSQLVYEQSVLSEQERSKEEKK
- the LOC140986899 gene encoding uncharacterized protein, with product MAQVPKNLSSKRLLVLLKAEKNLKSAVNLFESATRHPSYTHSASAFHHILHRLSISPDLNFVPNVTRIVDLIRIHQCQCSEDAALAVLKFYSKNLMAEKAMETFQKMGEVFGCEPGVRSYNSLLNAFVVSNQLSKAEVFFRNFRTMGVSPNLETFNVLIKIACQKGEFNKARELIDCMWDRNLSPDRHSYGTLINGLVKAGDLNEAVKVFEEMSCRGVMPDVMCYNILIDGFFKKGDLKVAYGIWNKLNKGSHVYPNVVTYNVMISGLCNCERFVEALDLCDRMRKNERKMDLFTYSSLIHGLCELGNIDGAERVYKEMAESEVPPDSVVYNALLNGYQKVDRFEDCFKLWELMGRDGNRNVASFNIMMRGLFNVGEVKEAISIWELLKESSCVADSTTYGILVHGLCENGYNKKALHVLEEAEGKGSVLDSFAYSAMICGMCRERKLDEAVSLLNHITKSGSKPNAHVYNALINGFMDASKLEDAMRIFSEMGSSNCPPTIVTYNTLIDGFCKARRFGEAYDLVKEMLGKGWKPDVITYSLLIKGLCLDQKVEMAFNLWNQVVSKGFKPDVRMHNILIHGLCSVAKTQHALSLYLDMSHWNCAPNIVTNNTLMEGFYKVGDLRTASVIWARILRGGLRPDVVSYNIVLKGLCSCGRISGAVLFLQDALTKSVFPNIITWNILVRAVILGFVKSFSANHWQFVLAQ